In Prochlorococcus marinus CUG1435, the genomic window TCAAATGGTCTATTTAATTTAATGTCATTTTCCTGAAGAAAAAAAGCAATTTCAATTCCTGCAATCACTCCTAAAGTGCCGTCATACTTACCTCCCTTTGGAACAGTGTCGAGATGAGATCCAGTAACAATGGGAGGTAAATTATTATCATGCCCATCTAATCTTGCAATAATATTTCCTGCAGAATCTATTCTTATTTGTAAACCTAATTCCTTAAGGGTTTTCATAAAAAAATTTCTTGCATAAATATCTTCATCAGAAAAACCTCTTCTTGAAACAGAACCATTCTCAGAAGCTCCGATTGAAGAAAAAGAATTTATCAAGTCTTGGATTCTCTCCCTATTTATTACCTGTGGCTCAAGGATATTTAAACCAGCGCTATAGCTCATACTTCTATTACTTAAACCCACTTAAGATCTCTTATTTTTCAAATAAAACCTGTATTGGTTTACACCTTTTCGGAAATTACTTTAAGAAACTAATTCAAACTTTCCAGCCCAAATTTTCAGCCATCTTTTGAGCCTTATCAGGGATATCCTCAATTATAAAAATCTTATATAAGATCTGAACGCTTAAAAGATGATTGATTATTGCATCCAATTGTACTTTTTCTGAGGCATCAGGCTCTGAACTAAAAAATTTATTGAGCAAATTATTTACTTCTGTTTCATCCAAGATTCCAAATTCTCTTATCCTCTCAGGACTTAAAAATTCATTCACAATTTCCTGCATAGAACTTAAATTATCTTTATCTGCATGGGAAGGGGGAGCCATGAAAGGAAATTTTTCACGTTTATATAATGATTCAGGCAGCAATCCTGACATGGCTTCTCTTAAAACATACTTCTCGACATTGTCTTTGATCCTTAATTCAGGGGGGACAGCAACAGCAGCTTCAGCTAGGTGATGATCTAAAAATGCAGGTCTGGCTTCCATTGAATTTGACATATCTACTCTATCTCCACCCCATGTGAGAATTTGACCCTCAAGCATAGTCTTCATCCAAACGTACTGAGCCTGATCAATTGCATATCTATCTTCTAACTGTTCAAGATCAAGTTCTCCAAAAATTGCCCCCCCGGGATCATAATTTTCCGTTATTTCTTTATATTTACTCGAGACTAGACTTTTCGCATAAGTTTCACATGCAAGCCAAGGTTGAAGGCAACTTGGCGTAAATCCTAAATATTCCTTGAAAGATTGATTACTTATCTCTTCATTAGCTAGCATCGCACCCTTGAAAATATCATTTGAATTTTCTAGATTTTCTTTAAGGTTCTCAGATTCTGAATTAGAAATTCCGACCCCATAGGTATACATATCTTTTCTAAAAGCGGGATAGCCACCAAACAATTCATCTGAACCCTCTCCTGTCATAACGACCTTATAATCGAGCTCATTCACTCTTTTACTCATAAGGTACTTTGCAATTGCAAGAGTGTTATAAATAGATCTTTCAGTAAACCATAGAACCTTTTCAAAATTCCCATACAGATCATCTCCATTTATTTTAAAAATCTCATGATCTGCATTTGTGGCGACTGCCATCTCTTTGGCTATCGAAGTTTCATCATATCTTTCATCACTGAAACCAATCGTGAATGCCTTTACTGATTTTTGACTTATGGCAGAAGCCAATCCCAAAATTGAGCAACTATCAATTCCACCGGATAAATAACAGCCAACCGGAACATCAGCGACCATTCTTAATTCAACTGCTCTCAATAATTCTTTTCTAATATTTTCAATAAAATATGCTTCACTTTTTTCTCTTTCATAAGTGTTTTTCTTTGGGAAATTTATATCCCAGAACTTTTCCTCTGTTATCTGAAATTTATTGTTTACTCTTTTGACCTTAAGAATATATCCAGGCTTAACTTGTTTAACACCTGAAAATGCCGTTGAGCCAGGGACCATAACCTGCATCAGTTGATGAACCAGTCCTTCTCCCGTAAATTTTCTTTCAACTGATGGATGGGCGAATAATACTTTTAATTCAGAGCCAAATATTAAGGAATCATCGGTCTCAATCCAGTATTGAGGTTTAATCCCAAAGCGATCTCTTACAAGATAAAGACAATCCTGTTCTGCATCAAATAATGAAA contains:
- the asnB gene encoding asparagine synthase (glutamine-hydrolyzing); this encodes MCGIGGVFNKSKDKSVEPQILVNMAAIQSHRGPDGFGYKLSDDTSVGFCHARLSIIDLNEDRARQPFVGGAENHILMAHNGEFYDFQRIRADLVAQGVSFSSKSDSEILLRLYEKYGIDESLSYLRGEFAFSLFDAEQDCLYLVRDRFGIKPQYWIETDDSLIFGSELKVLFAHPSVERKFTGEGLVHQLMQVMVPGSTAFSGVKQVKPGYILKVKRVNNKFQITEEKFWDINFPKKNTYEREKSEAYFIENIRKELLRAVELRMVADVPVGCYLSGGIDSCSILGLASAISQKSVKAFTIGFSDERYDETSIAKEMAVATNADHEIFKINGDDLYGNFEKVLWFTERSIYNTLAIAKYLMSKRVNELDYKVVMTGEGSDELFGGYPAFRKDMYTYGVGISNSESENLKENLENSNDIFKGAMLANEEISNQSFKEYLGFTPSCLQPWLACETYAKSLVSSKYKEITENYDPGGAIFGELDLEQLEDRYAIDQAQYVWMKTMLEGQILTWGGDRVDMSNSMEARPAFLDHHLAEAAVAVPPELRIKDNVEKYVLREAMSGLLPESLYKREKFPFMAPPSHADKDNLSSMQEIVNEFLSPERIREFGILDETEVNNLLNKFFSSEPDASEKVQLDAIINHLLSVQILYKIFIIEDIPDKAQKMAENLGWKV